In the genome of Natronorubrum sediminis, one region contains:
- a CDS encoding TRAP transporter permease: MSTNSNDGGIGEELTDIDESTITTGSHWSGTAPRPLEGKLKLTAVFLAVVVGAYHVITAGTGIPPALINRPIHLAFLGALVFIWYEGHTGKPKDYVPWYDWVLAFLTFPAILYVSWALTYDNLAARTGNPTGIDILFGFIGLILVFEMTRRMTGVILPILAGVFMVYAYTGPLWPLQLAHPGYSYERIVSHLMLSTNGVYGIPLDVSATYVVLFIILGAFLEVTGIGDWFIDLAYSVTGRMSGGPAKTSVIASSFMGSLNGSAVANTATTGAFTIPLMDRTGFKPRYAAAVEAAASSGGQILPPIMGAGAFIMAAFTGISYAEIIIAAAVPAALYFGCILLSVHFRAKKQGLEGLPASQLPDARELVTNGIHYLLPIVVLVYMLLSGWTAMTAGFVAIVLTLVVAIPLSSVKQLGRATANGDFDTVGTIGYNAVHTIIRALDRGIRMTLIVATACATAGIVVGIVTLTGLGLVFSSLVATLSGGVLLIGLIITMIASIVMGMGLPTTAAYIVVASLGAPALIELGVDTLPAHMFIFYFAILSAITPPVMLAVFTASGISESNPWNVAIDAVGLAAVGFIVPFAFVYGNELLLIGGTGAVILGVLSAGAGVVAISSSLEGFLLKRASRVERLILFASGLLLLVPGIMTDGPAALGLALVLVRHYTSEDVDISAPVGSD, encoded by the coding sequence ATGAGCACCAATAGTAACGACGGCGGAATCGGAGAAGAACTTACAGATATAGACGAATCGACGATAACGACGGGGAGCCACTGGAGCGGCACGGCACCGCGACCGTTAGAAGGGAAACTGAAGCTCACTGCGGTCTTTTTGGCCGTCGTCGTCGGTGCCTACCACGTCATCACGGCAGGAACTGGCATTCCGCCGGCGTTGATCAACCGGCCGATCCACCTCGCGTTCCTCGGCGCACTCGTGTTCATCTGGTACGAAGGCCACACCGGGAAGCCCAAAGACTACGTACCGTGGTACGATTGGGTGCTCGCGTTCCTCACGTTCCCGGCGATCTTGTACGTCTCCTGGGCACTCACGTACGACAATCTAGCCGCTCGGACGGGGAATCCGACTGGCATCGACATTCTGTTCGGATTCATTGGACTCATCCTCGTCTTCGAGATGACCCGCCGGATGACTGGCGTCATCCTCCCCATACTGGCAGGCGTCTTCATGGTCTACGCCTACACCGGTCCGCTGTGGCCACTGCAACTGGCCCACCCCGGATACAGCTACGAGCGCATCGTCTCCCACCTCATGCTCTCGACGAACGGCGTCTACGGCATCCCACTCGACGTGAGTGCGACGTACGTCGTCCTCTTTATCATCTTAGGGGCGTTCTTAGAGGTGACTGGCATCGGTGACTGGTTCATCGACCTCGCATACAGCGTCACCGGACGCATGTCGGGAGGTCCCGCCAAGACCTCCGTCATCGCGAGTTCCTTCATGGGCAGTCTGAACGGCAGCGCCGTCGCGAACACCGCGACGACCGGTGCCTTCACGATTCCGCTCATGGACCGAACCGGCTTCAAGCCGCGCTACGCGGCAGCCGTCGAGGCGGCCGCCTCGAGCGGTGGGCAGATCCTGCCGCCGATTATGGGTGCCGGCGCGTTCATCATGGCTGCGTTCACCGGCATCTCCTATGCGGAGATCATCATCGCCGCGGCCGTTCCGGCGGCGCTTTACTTCGGGTGTATCCTCCTCTCGGTTCACTTCCGAGCCAAGAAACAGGGCCTCGAGGGACTGCCAGCCAGTCAACTGCCGGACGCTCGTGAGCTGGTGACCAACGGGATCCACTACCTGCTACCGATCGTCGTGTTGGTCTACATGTTGCTCTCGGGGTGGACCGCGATGACCGCCGGTTTCGTCGCCATCGTGTTAACGCTCGTCGTTGCGATTCCGCTCTCGTCGGTCAAACAACTCGGTCGTGCCACGGCCAACGGTGATTTCGACACCGTGGGAACGATCGGGTACAACGCCGTTCACACGATCATTCGCGCGCTAGATCGTGGCATTCGGATGACGCTGATCGTCGCGACGGCCTGTGCGACGGCGGGGATCGTCGTGGGTATCGTTACCCTGACCGGTCTCGGACTGGTCTTTAGCTCGCTCGTCGCGACGCTCTCGGGGGGCGTCTTGCTGATCGGCCTCATCATCACGATGATCGCGTCGATCGTCATGGGCATGGGCCTCCCGACGACCGCAGCGTACATCGTCGTCGCGTCGCTGGGCGCGCCGGCGCTCATCGAACTGGGTGTCGACACGCTCCCGGCCCACATGTTCATCTTCTACTTCGCCATCCTAAGCGCCATCACGCCGCCGGTGATGCTCGCGGTGTTCACGGCGAGTGGAATCTCGGAATCGAACCCGTGGAACGTGGCGATAGACGCCGTTGGACTCGCCGCCGTCGGCTTCATCGTTCCGTTCGCGTTCGTCTACGGGAACGAGTTGCTGCTCATCGGTGGTACGGGAGCCGTCATCCTCGGCGTCCTCTCGGCCGGTGCGGGTGTCGTCGCCATCTCGAGTTCCCTGGAAGGATTCTTGCTCAAACGAGCCTCGCGCGTCGAACGGCTCATCTTGTTCGCGAGCGGGCTCTTACTGCTCGTCCCGGGGATTATGACGGACGGGCCGGCAGCGCTCGGACTCGCACTCGTGTTGGTCCGTCACTACACGTCCGAAGACGTCGACATCTCGGCACCGGTTGGTAGCGACTGA
- a CDS encoding inorganic phosphate transporter yields MIETLLLIGILVAAFVGYNIGGATTGVSFGPAVGAHVLSKLGAAALMSVFFFLGGWIVGPAVVETLGEDIVPADILTLEAGIGVLFFIGLALFAGNLFGVPASTSMTAVGSIAGLGLATGTLDWATMGEIVSWWIVAPIVAFWVSGVIGRYFYPQLNEWVAISRRETHLWVVDRSSTIPKVSAAEGTDKREITGSLIVVAIGCYMAFSSGASNVANAVAPLVGSGALSMEWGVILAGVAVTIGAFTIARRTLETMGNDITNLPLTAAVVVMTVSATIVTLLSAIGIPVQLVIVATMSIIGLGWGRATRTTTVTDAVRGGEETSVSVGALTAEEEGEPAPEIGEEEAADIPKASDLFDPSTTARVILVQNFVPVLATLGAFLTFRFVPIFGF; encoded by the coding sequence GTGATCGAGACACTGTTACTGATCGGTATTCTCGTGGCTGCCTTCGTCGGCTACAATATCGGTGGGGCGACCACCGGTGTCTCGTTCGGACCCGCTGTCGGCGCCCACGTGCTCTCGAAACTCGGGGCCGCCGCGCTGATGTCGGTCTTTTTCTTTCTCGGCGGTTGGATCGTCGGGCCGGCCGTCGTGGAAACGCTCGGGGAGGACATCGTCCCAGCCGATATTCTGACGCTCGAGGCGGGGATCGGTGTCCTGTTTTTCATCGGCCTCGCGTTATTTGCGGGCAATCTGTTCGGCGTTCCGGCCTCGACGTCGATGACCGCGGTCGGCTCGATTGCCGGCCTCGGACTGGCGACGGGGACGCTCGATTGGGCCACGATGGGCGAAATCGTCTCGTGGTGGATCGTTGCGCCGATCGTCGCCTTCTGGGTCAGCGGCGTGATCGGCCGCTACTTTTACCCGCAACTCAACGAGTGGGTCGCTATCTCGAGACGCGAAACCCACCTGTGGGTGGTCGATCGCTCGTCGACGATTCCGAAAGTCTCCGCCGCGGAGGGGACGGACAAACGCGAGATCACTGGCTCGCTGATCGTCGTCGCGATCGGCTGTTACATGGCCTTTAGCTCGGGGGCCAGTAACGTCGCAAACGCCGTTGCACCGCTCGTCGGCAGCGGTGCCCTCTCGATGGAGTGGGGAGTCATCCTCGCGGGCGTCGCGGTCACCATCGGTGCGTTCACCATCGCTAGACGGACGCTCGAGACGATGGGGAACGATATTACGAACCTGCCGTTGACGGCGGCGGTCGTCGTGATGACCGTCTCGGCGACGATCGTAACCCTGCTCTCGGCGATCGGGATTCCGGTCCAGTTGGTCATCGTCGCGACGATGAGCATTATCGGGCTCGGCTGGGGGCGCGCGACCCGGACGACGACGGTAACGGACGCCGTTCGAGGCGGCGAGGAGACGAGTGTCTCCGTCGGTGCACTCACCGCAGAGGAGGAGGGCGAACCCGCACCGGAAATTGGGGAGGAAGAAGCCGCGGACATCCCGAAGGCGTCGGATCTGTTCGATCCGTCGACGACTGCGCGGGTGATCTTAGTCCAGAACTTCGTCCCGGTGCTCGCGACGCTTGGCGCGTTCCTGACGTTCCGGTTCGTCCCGATCTTCGGCTTTTGA
- a CDS encoding MFS transporter, with translation MKWRYTHTALVLCTLAFMGTMVARLSISPLVPAITDDFGVSNAAVGFALSLMWATYALAQFPSGIFGDRFGERRVILTAIGLTGVASIFLAISPTFGLFVVFAIVLGFGAGLHYTPATTYLTKQFDDIGRAIGFHIAGSPAAGLVAPVAAALIASFYGWRAGILIGALFAIPLFVLFIWRIRPTTPTRPEQPMRERVQITTIFELLSRPSIAYTTLIAFLCAFTWQATASFLPAFFEDGQGLSASLASALFSLYFLAHGLTQPLTGWLSDRFGRDATTVVSMSAGVLGYGALVVADSLAIYALSVCFIGLAMSWGAPVQSRFMDSFTDAERSTGFGLVRTVYMTTGASGSVAVGALADFFGWEAAFAVLAGIMALVCATIATNRVLRLGL, from the coding sequence GTGAAGTGGCGGTACACCCATACGGCGTTAGTGCTGTGTACGCTCGCGTTCATGGGGACCATGGTCGCGCGGCTGTCGATCAGTCCGCTCGTCCCCGCGATAACCGACGATTTCGGCGTCTCGAACGCGGCCGTTGGCTTCGCCCTCTCGTTGATGTGGGCGACGTATGCGCTTGCACAGTTTCCGAGCGGTATCTTCGGTGACCGATTCGGTGAGCGTCGCGTTATTCTTACGGCGATCGGGTTAACGGGCGTCGCGAGCATCTTTCTCGCGATCTCCCCGACGTTCGGATTGTTCGTCGTCTTCGCGATCGTGCTCGGATTCGGTGCCGGCCTGCACTACACGCCGGCGACGACCTACCTGACGAAGCAGTTCGACGATATCGGTCGCGCGATTGGGTTTCACATCGCCGGGAGTCCCGCCGCCGGTCTCGTCGCCCCCGTCGCGGCGGCACTGATCGCTAGTTTCTACGGCTGGCGAGCGGGTATCCTCATCGGCGCGCTCTTCGCGATTCCACTGTTCGTCCTCTTCATCTGGCGAATCCGACCGACGACGCCGACGCGTCCGGAGCAACCGATGCGAGAACGCGTCCAGATCACCACGATATTCGAGTTACTCTCTCGACCGTCTATCGCGTACACGACGCTCATCGCGTTTCTCTGTGCGTTTACGTGGCAGGCGACGGCGTCGTTCCTGCCGGCGTTCTTCGAGGACGGCCAAGGTCTTTCGGCGTCGCTCGCGAGCGCGCTGTTCTCGCTTTACTTTCTCGCCCACGGCCTTACGCAGCCCCTCACCGGCTGGCTTTCCGATCGATTCGGCCGCGACGCGACGACGGTCGTCTCGATGAGTGCGGGCGTCCTCGGCTACGGTGCGCTCGTCGTCGCCGACAGCCTCGCTATTTACGCACTCAGCGTCTGTTTCATCGGGCTCGCGATGAGTTGGGGCGCGCCGGTCCAGTCGCGGTTCATGGACTCGTTTACGGACGCCGAACGGAGCACGGGCTTCGGACTCGTTCGAACCGTCTACATGACGACCGGCGCGTCGGGCAGCGTCGCCGTCGGCGCACTCGCTGACTTCTTCGGATGGGAAGCCGCATTCGCCGTGCTCGCCGGCATCATGGCTCTCGTCTGTGCGACGATCGCGACCAATCGCGTCCTCCGTCTCGGGTTATAA
- a CDS encoding MFS transporter produces the protein MNRNDRQISRFTMIGHATFHVYELTIPLFVVIWLDVFDVSAAVLGTVVAVGYGLIGVGALPSGILADRFGSKQLVVWSMVGMGGGFALVSLAPNVYVLGAALVVWGAAASVYHPAGLSLITRGARQQGTVLAYHGVAGNVGTAFGPLAAAIALTLLDWRIVAALFVVPAVIGVVAAYGLSFDETAAVDEPTASSDGGDRLGSNEDADGDGVRAELSTLLEQTKVLFVGSFILVFAIAMLAGTYYRGVFTFLPDVLADLPVFSSVEIAGESFEPSQYVYAGLLLIGAGGQYVGGKVSDYRSPEWAIVGAFVALIVVSLLFPIVTQGGLIATLVIAAALGFFVYVEAPIHQALIGKYASADVHGLSFGYTYLGVFGIGAAGASVAGISLTYGGVGVLFGVLALFPAVGLLLAGYLVVRSRREST, from the coding sequence ATGAATCGAAACGACCGACAAATCTCGCGGTTTACGATGATCGGCCACGCGACGTTTCACGTCTACGAGCTGACGATCCCGCTATTCGTCGTCATCTGGCTCGACGTGTTCGACGTCTCCGCGGCGGTGTTAGGAACGGTCGTCGCGGTCGGCTACGGCCTCATCGGCGTCGGTGCCCTGCCGAGTGGCATTCTCGCGGACCGATTCGGGTCGAAGCAACTCGTCGTCTGGTCGATGGTCGGCATGGGCGGCGGATTCGCGCTGGTGAGCCTCGCACCCAACGTCTACGTGCTCGGCGCGGCTCTCGTCGTCTGGGGGGCCGCCGCGAGCGTCTATCACCCCGCCGGACTCTCGCTCATCACTCGCGGAGCCCGCCAACAGGGGACCGTCCTCGCCTACCACGGCGTCGCCGGAAACGTCGGCACGGCGTTCGGCCCGCTCGCCGCCGCCATCGCACTCACCCTCCTCGACTGGCGGATCGTCGCCGCCCTCTTCGTCGTGCCAGCAGTCATCGGTGTCGTCGCGGCGTACGGCCTCTCGTTCGACGAAACTGCAGCCGTCGACGAACCCACTGCCTCGAGCGACGGCGGCGATCGACTCGGCTCGAACGAGGACGCCGATGGCGACGGCGTACGCGCCGAACTCTCGACGCTGCTCGAGCAGACGAAGGTGTTGTTCGTCGGCAGTTTCATCCTCGTGTTCGCAATCGCGATGCTCGCGGGGACGTACTACCGGGGCGTCTTCACGTTCTTGCCGGACGTGCTCGCTGACCTGCCGGTCTTTTCGTCCGTCGAGATCGCCGGAGAGTCGTTCGAGCCGAGCCAGTACGTCTACGCCGGACTGTTGTTGATCGGCGCAGGCGGACAGTACGTGGGCGGAAAAGTGAGCGACTACCGCTCGCCCGAGTGGGCCATCGTCGGCGCGTTCGTCGCGTTGATCGTCGTCTCGTTGCTCTTTCCCATCGTGACCCAGGGCGGGTTGATCGCGACGCTCGTGATCGCCGCCGCCCTCGGCTTCTTCGTCTACGTCGAGGCACCAATCCACCAGGCGTTGATCGGAAAGTACGCTTCCGCCGACGTCCACGGCCTCTCGTTCGGCTATACGTACCTCGGCGTCTTCGGGATCGGTGCCGCGGGCGCGTCGGTCGCCGGTATCTCGCTCACCTACGGTGGAGTCGGAGTGCTCTTTGGCGTCCTCGCTCTGTTCCCGGCGGTCGGACTGCTACTCGCCGGGTACTTGGTCGTTCGTTCCCGTCGAGAGTCCACGTGA
- a CDS encoding carboxymuconolactone decarboxylase family protein: protein MADNDSPRVPFIASKAAIPEDQYHNYDKIVDSRGDVIGPFGVLLNSPEVAGRAGHLGTYIRFDSVLPDDVRELAILTTAREFDCPFEWAVHEPIARDAGVSDEAIEAVRERVAVDGLSSHERRIVTFGRQLFETNEVDDEHFEAAADQFGTTGVTELVATFGYYSMLAVVLNALEVAPDEDAPSLG, encoded by the coding sequence ATGGCAGACAATGACTCGCCTAGAGTCCCATTTATCGCGTCTAAAGCGGCGATTCCTGAGGATCAATACCACAATTACGACAAGATTGTCGACAGTCGCGGCGACGTGATCGGCCCCTTCGGCGTCTTGTTGAATAGCCCCGAGGTGGCGGGCCGCGCGGGGCACCTGGGGACGTACATTCGATTCGACAGCGTCCTTCCCGACGACGTCCGGGAGCTCGCGATCCTGACGACCGCACGCGAGTTCGACTGTCCGTTCGAGTGGGCCGTCCACGAACCGATCGCGCGAGACGCCGGCGTCAGCGACGAGGCGATCGAGGCCGTTCGCGAGCGAGTTGCCGTCGACGGTCTCTCGAGCCACGAGCGACGCATCGTCACGTTCGGCCGCCAACTGTTCGAGACGAACGAGGTAGACGACGAACACTTCGAGGCTGCCGCCGACCAGTTCGGGACCACCGGAGTAACTGAACTCGTTGCGACCTTCGGTTACTACAGCATGCTCGCCGTCGTCCTCAACGCCCTCGAGGTCGCCCCGGACGAGGACGCCCCGTCGCTCGGGTAA
- a CDS encoding TAXI family TRAP transporter solute-binding subunit, whose translation MVNSSDRRTFIKAVSAGSIAGMTGMAGCLDEIGGGGGDDFVTIATGGTGGVYYTLGGGMADVWADELGLDTSVESTGGSVENGRLLAEDTEVALMMENAIHDAIHAEGDFDEEIPLQALHGAYMNPTHVVVQEDLDVETFDDLEGHSVSIGDLGSATEMTASDIFEFYDMDYDDVDAREYSFDETTDAMIDDQLDAGMYSVGLPGPAVDELFTQADVTFVEFPEEDLEAMSEEWDHYEPHEIPADTYDGQDEAAPNPGVLNTVVVHEDMDEEMANDLTTTIYENIDRLADVHQAADDFEEYARESPTEYHPGGESALDDLDL comes from the coding sequence ATGGTCAATAGCTCGGATAGAAGAACGTTTATCAAAGCTGTGAGTGCGGGAAGTATTGCTGGCATGACCGGGATGGCCGGTTGTCTAGACGAAATTGGTGGTGGCGGTGGTGACGACTTCGTCACGATCGCGACTGGTGGGACCGGCGGTGTCTACTACACGCTCGGTGGCGGGATGGCTGACGTCTGGGCGGACGAGCTCGGACTCGACACGTCCGTCGAATCGACCGGTGGCAGTGTCGAGAACGGTCGACTGCTCGCCGAGGACACCGAAGTCGCCCTCATGATGGAAAACGCCATCCACGACGCCATTCATGCCGAAGGTGACTTCGACGAGGAGATTCCGCTGCAGGCACTCCACGGGGCGTACATGAATCCGACACACGTCGTCGTCCAAGAAGACCTCGACGTCGAGACGTTCGACGACCTCGAGGGCCATTCGGTGTCGATCGGTGACCTCGGTAGTGCAACCGAGATGACGGCGTCCGACATCTTCGAGTTCTACGACATGGACTACGACGACGTCGACGCTCGAGAGTACTCCTTCGACGAGACGACGGACGCGATGATCGACGACCAACTCGACGCCGGGATGTACAGCGTTGGCCTCCCCGGTCCGGCGGTCGACGAACTGTTCACGCAGGCCGACGTCACGTTCGTCGAGTTCCCTGAAGAAGACCTCGAAGCGATGAGCGAGGAGTGGGACCACTACGAGCCCCACGAAATTCCAGCGGATACGTACGACGGACAGGACGAGGCTGCACCGAACCCCGGCGTCCTCAACACCGTCGTCGTTCACGAAGACATGGACGAGGAGATGGCCAACGACCTCACGACGACGATTTACGAGAATATCGACCGGCTGGCAGACGTCCACCAGGCCGCGGACGACTTCGAAGAGTACGCCCGTGAGAGTCCAACCGAATACCACCCAGGCGGAGAGTCTGCACTCGACGATCTCGATCTGTAA
- a CDS encoding NAD(P)-dependent oxidoreductase, with translation MRLDLIAAELEDCEIRDLEVPAGGLRRDVESELIDALEGCQGLIVRPGLVTERVITESEDLEIISVLNSGYDHIDIEAATEHGIVVTHSPDNPGPSVAEHTVGLMLSMLRKIPSAASQTSKGEWASARETERLELQSCTVGVVGLGVIGFDVAKTVRRAFGSEVLASDPYVSGERDSAIYPRVDPAQVSDEGIELTDTDTLFERSDLVTVHAPLTEETREFVGREEFDALAGGYFINTARGEVIDEAALIDAVEAEQLAGVALDVMTNEPPEPDNPLLHSDLVTVTPHVAGLSNRLHERGVEKLGQRIRTVLAGDRTAYTVNPEVYDD, from the coding sequence ATGCGCCTCGATCTCATCGCCGCCGAACTCGAGGATTGCGAGATTCGCGATCTCGAGGTGCCAGCAGGTGGACTCCGCCGAGACGTCGAATCGGAACTGATCGACGCGCTCGAGGGCTGTCAGGGGCTAATCGTCCGTCCGGGACTCGTCACGGAACGAGTGATTACCGAGAGCGAGGACCTCGAGATCATCTCGGTCCTCAATTCGGGCTACGACCACATCGATATCGAGGCCGCGACCGAACACGGAATCGTCGTGACGCACTCGCCCGACAATCCCGGACCGAGCGTCGCCGAGCACACGGTCGGTCTGATGCTCTCGATGCTCCGAAAGATTCCGAGCGCCGCCAGTCAGACGAGCAAGGGTGAGTGGGCGAGCGCGCGCGAGACGGAGCGTCTCGAGCTACAATCCTGTACCGTCGGCGTCGTCGGCCTCGGCGTGATCGGATTCGACGTCGCCAAGACCGTTCGGCGAGCGTTCGGCTCGGAGGTCCTCGCGTCCGATCCCTACGTCTCCGGCGAGCGCGACTCGGCGATTTATCCGCGCGTCGATCCAGCCCAGGTGAGCGACGAAGGGATCGAACTCACCGACACGGATACGCTCTTCGAGCGAAGTGACCTCGTGACGGTCCACGCGCCGTTGACCGAAGAGACGCGCGAATTCGTCGGCCGCGAGGAGTTCGACGCGCTCGCTGGCGGGTACTTCATCAACACCGCTCGAGGCGAAGTTATCGACGAGGCCGCGCTCATCGACGCGGTCGAAGCCGAGCAACTAGCGGGCGTCGCCCTCGACGTCATGACGAACGAGCCGCCGGAACCGGACAATCCGTTACTCCACTCGGATCTCGTCACGGTGACGCCACACGTCGCGGGCCTGAGTAACCGACTCCACGAACGCGGCGTCGAAAAACTCGGCCAGCGAATCCGAACCGTTCTCGCCGGTGATCGAACGGCCTACACGGTCAACCCCGAGGTGTACGACGACTGA
- the fer gene encoding ferredoxin Fer encodes MPTVEYLNYEVLDDQGWEMDDDDLFDQAADAGLDEEDYGSLDVAEGEYILEAAEAQGYDWPFSCRAGACANCAAIIKEGEIQMDMQQILSDEEVEDKNVVLTCIGSAETDEVKIVYNAKHLDYLQNRVI; translated from the coding sequence ATGCCCACGGTAGAATACCTCAACTACGAAGTACTGGACGACCAGGGCTGGGAGATGGACGACGACGACCTCTTCGACCAGGCTGCCGACGCCGGTCTCGACGAAGAAGATTACGGCTCCCTCGACGTCGCCGAAGGGGAGTACATCCTCGAGGCCGCCGAGGCCCAGGGCTACGACTGGCCCTTCTCCTGCCGTGCAGGTGCCTGTGCAAACTGTGCAGCCATCATCAAGGAAGGCGAAATCCAGATGGACATGCAACAGATCCTCTCCGACGAGGAAGTCGAGGACAAAAACGTCGTCCTGACTTGCATCGGTTCCGCTGAGACCGACGAAGTCAAGATCGTCTACAACGCGAAGCACCTCGACTACCTGCAAAACCGCGTCATCTAA
- a CDS encoding MFS transporter: protein MAWQYKYTVLALCTLAFLSTTVARLAISPVVPAITDDFEISNTVIGFALTGMWMAYALAQFPSGILGDRFGERAVILLALGGTSIMCVLLALSPHFAVFVLAVIALGGVAGLHYSVATTFLGRTFDNLGFAIGIHTSGSSAAGLIAPVAAAWISVRFGWRPAVAFATVIAFPIFLLFAWRIRPTDPRQPGKAVVERLQLGPVVGILKRPEIAFTVAIAALCAFVWQGIASFLPAFLVEYRGQSEAIAGTVFAMYFVTQSVTKPSIGALSDRLGRDAVIVGCMITGVSGLGLFVAVPGLLGVIGGIVLVGIGLSWAVAIEPRFMENMSEQERGGGFGLVRTVYLVIGSLGSLAVGLFADVFGWAVSFGMLMAALGIVAVGLLANSALGLEY from the coding sequence ATGGCCTGGCAATACAAGTACACAGTCCTCGCGCTGTGTACGCTGGCGTTTCTCTCGACGACGGTTGCTCGACTCGCGATTAGTCCGGTCGTCCCGGCGATTACGGACGATTTCGAAATTTCGAACACAGTTATCGGATTCGCACTGACGGGCATGTGGATGGCCTACGCGCTCGCGCAGTTCCCGAGTGGCATCCTCGGCGACCGATTCGGCGAACGGGCGGTGATCCTCCTCGCGCTAGGCGGGACGTCGATCATGTGCGTGTTGCTCGCCCTGTCGCCCCATTTCGCCGTATTCGTCCTCGCCGTCATCGCCCTCGGTGGGGTCGCCGGCCTCCACTACAGCGTCGCGACGACGTTTCTCGGTCGGACGTTCGACAATCTCGGGTTCGCGATCGGCATTCACACGAGCGGATCGTCCGCGGCGGGACTCATCGCCCCAGTCGCCGCCGCCTGGATTAGCGTTCGCTTTGGCTGGCGTCCGGCGGTTGCGTTCGCGACCGTGATCGCCTTTCCGATCTTCCTCCTCTTTGCGTGGCGTATTCGACCGACCGACCCGCGTCAACCGGGAAAAGCAGTCGTGGAACGACTACAACTCGGGCCGGTCGTCGGGATACTCAAACGCCCGGAGATCGCATTCACGGTGGCGATCGCTGCGCTCTGTGCGTTCGTCTGGCAGGGAATCGCCTCGTTTTTGCCCGCGTTTCTCGTCGAGTACCGCGGCCAGTCTGAAGCGATCGCGGGAACCGTTTTCGCGATGTACTTCGTCACGCAATCGGTGACGAAGCCGAGTATCGGCGCGCTGTCGGATCGCTTGGGCCGCGACGCCGTCATCGTCGGCTGTATGATCACCGGCGTGAGCGGGCTGGGACTGTTCGTCGCCGTTCCCGGCCTCCTCGGCGTCATCGGCGGCATCGTCCTCGTCGGCATCGGCTTGAGCTGGGCCGTCGCGATCGAGCCACGATTCATGGAAAACATGTCCGAACAGGAACGCGGCGGCGGCTTCGGGCTCGTTCGGACGGTCTACCTCGTTATCGGATCGCTCGGCTCGCTCGCTGTCGGCCTCTTCGCCGACGTCTTCGGCTGGGCCGTCTCCTTTGGCATGCTGATGGCCGCGTTAGGGATCGTCGCCGTCGGCTTGCTCGCGAACTCGGCACTCGGACTCGAGTATTAG